The Salminus brasiliensis chromosome 8, fSalBra1.hap2, whole genome shotgun sequence genome has a window encoding:
- the cfap97d2 gene encoding sperm axonemal maintenance protein CFAP97D1 produces MQHQAYQPLLPCVNKYLQHKWDKSCYEMHRKRVQTAKATINTAPPKIYGHLLVKGKKQQLEEERLSTIQRENHMLLDKISHIMRTTGRLDCRNDYVKKSLCTDKRQQELLQTVKENQMIFQRLSQCTPYYSVELWREQWLETLNLMENIGRFPHLGSSKPSSGASFKKTSITSKKSIHKDPLITEKVAMKHEKEEKNMQAEEEESQSEHEPSNLISD; encoded by the exons atgcAACACCAAGCTTACCAACCGCTGCTGCCCTGCGTCAACAAATACCTGCAACACAAATGGGATAAAAGCTGCTATGAAATGCACAGGAAACGG GTTCAAACTGCAAAGGCAACTATAAACACAGCTCCGCCAAAGATCTATGGTCACCTTCTTGTCAAAGGGAAAAAACAACAG CTTGAAGAGGAACGGCTGTCAACAATTCAAAGAGAAAATCACATGCTGCTTGATAAAATATCTCACATAATGAGGACCACGGGCCGCCTTGACTGTAGAAATGATTATGTGAAAAAAAG TCTTTGTACAGACAAAAGGCAACAGGAGCTGCTTCAAACTGTCAAGGAAAACCAAATGATCTTCCAGCGTTTATCACAGTGCACACCATACTACAGTGTAGAGCTGTGGCGGGAGCAGTGGCTGGAGACCCTCAATCTTATGGAGAACATTGGACGCTTTCCACACTTAGGCAGCAGTAAG CCATCTTCAGGTGCTTCATTTAAGAAGACCTCCATAACGTCCAAGAAGTCTATACACAAAGATCCCCTGATCACGGAAAAGGTGGCAATGAAACatgagaaagaagaaaagaacatGCAGGCAGAAGAGGAAGAGTCTCAGTCAGAACACGAACCTTCTAATCTAATAAGTGACTGA